In one Lolium rigidum isolate FL_2022 chromosome 3, APGP_CSIRO_Lrig_0.1, whole genome shotgun sequence genomic region, the following are encoded:
- the LOC124703913 gene encoding cationic amino acid transporter 3, mitochondrial-like codes for MALDGGGGGGSGRRGGGFRSLMRRKPADSDRVRAEGQQLAKELNILELIAIGVGSTIGAGVYVLVGTVAREHTGPALTVSFLIAGIAAALSAFCYAELASRCPSAGSAYHYTYVCVGEGVAWLIGWALVLEYTIGGSAVARGISPNLALFFGGPDSLPWILARHQLPWFDVIVDPCAAALVLVVSALLCLGIKESSFVQGIVTTLNACVMLFVIVAGCYIGFQIGWDGYKVTDGYFPYGVNGVLAGSATVFFAYIGFDTVASTAEEVKNPQRDLPLGIGAALSICCLLYMMVSVVIVGIVPYSAMDPDTPISSAFAKHGMQWAMYVVTSGAVLALCSTLMGSLLPQPRILMAMARDGLLPSFFSDVNKQTQVPVKGTIAAGICAAALAFFMDVSQLAGMVSIGTLLAFTIVAVSILILRYVPPDDAPLPSSLQESSQLNQEYDEEKGRDLLGDEICNKSQIKDLIVEESMKDPLLEKKQYTGTMDEMKRRRIAAFSIGSVCLGVLVLTSSASATWLPFLPLCIGCIIGGLLLIASLGILCSIDQDDGRHSFGHAGGFTCPFVPFLPVLCILINTYLLINLGGDAWMRVSIWLLIGVLVYIFYGRTRSSLIDVVYVPVAQVNDCRSSSGFLS; via the exons ATGGCattggatggcggcggcggcggcggcagcggacgGCGAGGCGGCGGGTTCCGGAGCCTGATGCGTCGGAAGCCGGCCGACTCCGACAGGGTCCGCGCCGAGGGGCAGCAGCTCGCCAAGGAACTCAACATCCTGGAGTTAATCGCCATCG GGGTTGGTTCAACGATTGGCGCTGGAGTATATGTTCTTGTGGGAACAGTTGCTAGGGAGCACACTGGTCCAGCATTGACTGTTTCATTTCTGATAGCTGGAATAGCCGCTGCACTTTCAGCATTCTGTTATGCGGAGCTTGCTAGCCGTTGCCCCTCTGCTGGAAGCGCCTATCATTATACATATGTCTGTGTTGGCGAAGG TGTTGCCTGGCTGATTGGCTGGGCTTTAGTGCTGGAATACACTATTGGCGGATCTGCTGTTGCCCGTGGCATATCCCCCAATTTA GCATTGTTTTTTGGAGGACCAGATAGCCTACCGTGGATTTTAGCACGCCATCAACTTCCATGGTTTGATGTTATTGTTGATCCCTGTGCTGCTGCTCTTGTTTTAGTTGTCTCTGCTTTGTTGTGCCTGGGGATTAAAGAG AGCTCATTTGTACAAGGAATTGTAACAACTCTGAATGCTTGTGTGATGCTATTTGTGATTGTAGCTGGTTGTTACATTGGCTTCCAGATTGGTTGGGATGGCTATAAGGTTACTGACGG GTACTTTCCATACGGAGTGAATGGAGTGCTTGCTGGATCAGCAACTGTTTTCTTTGCATACATAGGCTTCGATACAGTAGCTAGTACTGCTGAGGAG GTAAAGAATCCTCAACGAGATCTACCACTGGGAATAGGAGCAGCATTGTCAATTTGCTGTTTGTTGTACATGATGGTCTCCGTTGTTATTGTTGGGATTGTACCATATTCCGCCATGGATCCAGATACACCTATTTCATCTGCCTTTGCAAAACATGGAATGCAGTGGGCAAT GTATGTTGTGACAAGTGGTGCTGTTCTTGCACTGTGTTCAACCTTGATGGGCTCACTTCTTCCACAG CCCAGAATACTGATGGCCATGGCACGAGATGGACTATTGCCATCTTTCTTCTCTGATGTTAACAAGCAGACACAAGTACCTGTCAAGGGCACAATTGCAGCTGGCATATGTGCTGCTGCCCTGGCTTTTTTCATGGATGTTTCCCAGTTGGCAGGAATG GTCAGTATAGGCACACTCCTTGCGttcaccatagttgcagtatcgatcttgatactcagatatgttccTCCGGATGACGCCCCCCTGCCATCATCTCTGCAAGAATCATCCCAGTTGAACCAAGAGTATGATGAGGAAAAGGGTAGAGATCTACTGGGAGATGAGATCTGCAACAAGTCTCAAATAAAGGATTTGATTGTGGAAGAATCAATGAAGGACCCTCTTCTCGAGAAGAAGCAATATACAG GCACGATGGATGAGATGAAACGTCGAAGGATAGCTGCTTTCAGCATAGGATCTGTCTGTCTAGGAGTTCTAGTCCTCACATCTTCAGCTTCTGCCACATGGCTACCTTT TCTCCCGCTTTGCATTGGCTGCATCATTGGGGGTCTGCTCCTGATAGCTAGTCTTGGAATATTGTGCTCGATCGATCAAGATGATGGCAGACACTCTTTTGGTCATGCTGGAG GATTCACATGCCCATTCGTTCCATTCCTACCTGTCCTGTGTATCCTCATAAACACCTATCTGTTGATAAACCTGGG CGGAGATGCATGGATGAGAGTCAGCATATGGCTGCTGATAGGTGTTCTCGTGTACATCTTCTATGGCCGAACCCGCAGCTCGCTGATCGATGTTGTCTACGTCCCTGTAGCTCAGGTCAATGATTGCAGGAGTTCATCAGGTTTTTTGTCCTAG
- the LOC124700099 gene encoding RHOMBOID-like protein 12, mitochondrial, with product MSTFYFFGSDIAGMFGPAFLLKLYVSGALTGSAFFLAEMACLAPREEGFGGWKTPMLGASAAVRATVFLEIFLYPKRMLYLHFCIPVPAAIAGAGFIGADLWRVKKGQSGVAGSAHLGGAFVAALVWAKLKGWI from the exons ATGAGCACCTTCTACTTCTTCGGCTCAGAC ATTGCCGGCATGTTTGGTCCTGCTTTTCTCTTAAAGTTGTATGTATCAGGAGCACTCACTGGATCTGCATTCTTCTTGGCAGAAATGGCTTGTCTAGCTCCACGGGAAGAG GGTTTTGGAGGATGGAAAACTCCTATGCTT GGTGCAAGTGCTGCAGTTAGGGCAACAGTTTTTCTTGAGATTTTTCTGTATCCAAAGAGAATGTTGTACTTACACTTCTGCATTCCTGTTCCAGCTGCAATAGCG GGAGCTGGTTTCATTGGTGCTGATTTGTGGAGGGTCAAGAAG GGTCAGAGTGGTGTGGCAGGTTCTGCTCATTTAGGGGGCGCCTTTGTCGCAGCGCTTGTGTGGGCAAAATTGAAGGGCTGGATCTGA
- the LOC124700100 gene encoding uncharacterized protein LOC124700100, protein MGTTSYIYVAFVVFDSETNDNWKWFMKQLHRAIGSPPGLVISSDACKGLETTINLVSPHCENRECMGHLYANFMQKFHGKVYTDNLYPAARTFSERKFMYHMNLIKEANPSAIEYLDMHHHRLWYRCGFGEASKVDYLTNNIYESFNKQIKDFKGLNVCNLFDRTRELITEKFCVRRQIGERLKSRILPHVIKQLNALSKTIGRNKILWTTEHEAEVTLLDVKFVKRDIVNLQNRTCTYRVWQVSGKPCMHALAFICSINGAEIQTYVDDYYFVEKFKATYAGRIPSMTDKSQRIHVDLGFKVHPPLQKAVAGRPRVQRIRGWLEPGRKVVKCKRCKEPGHMEKTCKVPDPKYVAVDDDIPEDEDVLDPSISTNKRKKDDDAGDAADNEVLINLIRKKARTTPEKSNTGTKNKTNVKIATTQEKTKNKTPLTKAPGQEKSKKKTPVKKTTSTTKKTKKNVPFAPVLPPPPSPPVLQPPSGAKRSLLYWLGG, encoded by the exons ATGGGCACAACTAGTTATATTTATGTAGCCTTTGTTGTTTTTGACTCTGAAACTAATGACAATTGGAAATGGTTCATGAAACAGTTGCATCGAGCTATAGGTTCCCCACCTGGACTAGTTATTTCCAGTGATGCATGCAAAGGATTAGAAACAACCATTAACCTTGTGTCCCCTCACTGTGAAAACCGAGAGTGCATGGGGCATCTGTATGCAAATTTCATGCAGAAGTTCCATGGTAAAGTGTATACGGATAACCTGTACCCAGCTGCAAGGACATTCTCAGAGCGTAAGTTCATGTATCATATGAACCTAATTAAAGAGGCAAACCCATCAGCTATTGAATATCTCGATATGCATCACCATAGGTTGTGGTACAGATGTGGTTTTGGAGAAGCTAGCAAGGTTGACTATTTGACAAACAACATATATGAGAGTTTCAACAAGCAAATAAAAGACTTCAAAGGCCTCAATGTTTGCAACCTTTTTGATAGAACTAGGGAGCTTATCACGGAGAAGTTTTGTGTTAGAAGACAGATTGGTGAAAGACTAAAGAGTAGAATTCTTCCTCATGTCATTAAGCAGCTAAATGCTCTAAGCAAAACCATTGGTCGAAACAAGATTCTTTGGACCACTGAACATGAGGCGGAGGTTACTTTGCTGGATGTGAAATTTGTGAAAAGAGACATTGTCAACTTACAAAACCGCACATGTACTTATAGAGTTTGGCAAGTCTCTGGAAAgccatgcatgcacgcacttgctttCATTTGTAGCATTAATGGTGCCGAGATTCAGACATATGTGGATGATTACTATTTCGTGGAAAAGTTCAAGGCAACATATGCTGGGAGAATCCCTTCCATGACAGACAAGTCACAGCGGATACATGTGGATTTGGGATTCAAGGTGCACCCTCCTTTGCAGAAGGCAGTGGCTGGTAGGCCAAGAGTTCAAAGAATTAGAGGATGGCTAGAACCTGGAAGGAAAGTAGTGAAGTGCAAGAGATGCAAGGAACCTGGGCACATGGAGAAGACATGCAAGGTTCCTGATCCTAAATATGTGGCAGTAGATGATGATAtacctgaagatgaagatgtactAGATCCATCTATATCGACAAACAAAAG GAAGAAAGATGATGATGCAGGTGATGCTGCAGATAATGAGGTCCTCATCAACCTTATAAG GAAAAAGGCTAGAACAACACCAGAAAAGTCGAACACAGGGACCAAGAATAAGACAAATGTGAAGATAGCTACAACACAAGAGAAGACCAAGAACAAGACGCCTCTAACGAAAGCTCCAGGACAAGAGAAATCCAAGAAAAAGACCCCAGTGAAGAAGACTACATCGACAAcgaagaaaacaaaaaagaatgtTCCATTTGCACCTGTGCTACCTCCGCCACCATCGCCTCCAGTACTGCAGCCTCCATCTGGTGCAAAACGAAGCCTCCTCTATTGGCTTGGTGGCTGA
- the LOC124703914 gene encoding uncharacterized protein LOC124703914 — protein sequence MAPAAAAAAAAAVPGAATTTTWSTSADAARPASAQSPSRRTVPGLLVFFSLAALLILSSGDDAAAYEAATSERPLKDVSLEHPELTFALSSIGGKFCERIRISGIPRWQLQSYANQIHVGLNVSHSMPEKFHWKIGICFHRNVSMGLCECETGEWQVLQDGRWNAVKSPYGSKYVDVKLADKKSTAFSLSIQEELQKWRLACLAIGFVLLLMSPIVSKWAPFYYSSSMALGILLVVLIVLFQGMKLLPMGKKSVLYLTIYGSVLGVGSYAVHYFSTLVASILENFGLSEEMHNPVSIFLVVAVVLTGAGFGYWMVRRFIISKDGSVDAGIAQFVKWAMRVVAIFFITQSTLDPILASAALAACWWICSVLTANRKPMTRKQKQSMISSPPRFTQVSPNSRQVQFLSPSSRAGIGRVTSTSSATQYGWNNLANGGPPPSTLTRRVAPNQDEDYYSTFHNIEPRKYSKREWEDFTKESTRNELMKHTATPEFAQWAADNAHRVRVERDDASEDETIESSSSSSRETEEVDKASGLFRWL from the exons atggcccccgccgccgccgccgccgccgcggctgccGTGCCGGgggcggccaccaccaccacctggtCCACGTCAGCGGACGCCGCGCGCCCCGCCTCCGCCCAGTCGCCGTCCCGGCGCACGGTCCCGGGGCTCCTCGTTTTCTtctccctcgccgccctcctcatcctctcctccggcgacgacgccgccgcctacGAGGCCGCCACGTCCGAGCGCCCCCTCAAAG ATGTTAGTTTGGAGCATCCAGAGTTGACATTTGCTCTCTCATCCATTGGTGGAAAATTTTGTGAGCGAATCCGCATATCTGGAATACCAAGGTGGCAGCTTCAAAGCTATGCAAACCAAATACATGTTGGACTGAATGTTTCCCATTCAATGCCAGAAAAGTTCCACTGGAAAATTGGTATTTGCTTCCATAG GAATGTTTCTATGGGTTTGTGCGAATGTGAGACGGGTGAATGGCAAGTTTTGCAAGATGGCAGGTGGAATGCTGTGAAGTCACCATATGGTAGCAAATACGTTGACGTGAAGTTGGCTGATAAGAAATCTACTGCCTTCAGCCTTTCCATTCAGGAAG AGCTTCAGAAATGGCGTTTAGCTTGCCTTGCTATTGGATTTGTTCTGCTATTGATGTCACCCATTGTTAGTAAATGGGCACCTTTTTACTATAGCAGCTCTATGGCTCTTGGAATCCTACTTGTGGTGCTGATTGTCCTTTTCCAG GGAATGAAATTGCTACCAATGGGCAAAAAAAGTGTATTATACCTTACAATTTATGGATCTGTG TTAGGTGTTGGCTCCTACGCCGTACACTATTTCTCCACATTGGTTGCCTCTATTCTGGAAAACTTTGGCTTGAGCGAGGAGATGCACAACCCT GTGTCCATCTTCCTGGTGGTAGCAGTTGTCTTGACTGGAGCTGGTTTTGGCTATTGGATGGTGAGGAGATTTATCATTTCGAAAGACGGGAGCGTTGATGCTGGGATAGCACAGTTTGTGAAGTGGGCTATGCGTGTTGTTGCAATATTCTTTATTACACAG AGCACACTTGATCCTATTCTAGCATCGGCTGCTCTTGCTGCTTGCTGGTGGATTTGCTCTGTATTGACAGCAAACCGCAAGCCAATGACACG GAAGCAAAAGCAATCAATGATTTCTTCTCCTCCAAGGTTTACTCAAGTATCACCCAACAGCCGCCAGGTCCAGTTCTTAAGTCCATCATCCAGGGCAGGTATTGGAAGAGTCACATCAACCAGTTCAGCCACACAGTATGGTTGGAACAATTTAGCCAATGGAG GTCCGCCCCCCTCAACACTTACACGGAGGGTAGCACCCAATCAAGATGAAGACTACTACTCCACCTTCCACAATATCGAACCTCGGAAATACTCGAAGAGAGAATGGGAGGACTTCACTAAGGAATCGACCAGAAACGAACTGATGAAACACACAGCTACGCCAGAGTTTGCCCAATGGGCTGCTGACAATGCTCACCGGGTGCGGGTGGAGCGAGATGATGCATCGGAGGATGAGACGATTGAGAGCTCCTCGAGCTCTTCCAGAGAAACCGAGGAAGTTGATAAAGCTTCTGGTCTGTTCAGGTGGCTTTGA